A window from Culex pipiens pallens isolate TS chromosome 3, TS_CPP_V2, whole genome shotgun sequence encodes these proteins:
- the LOC120430784 gene encoding uncharacterized protein LOC120430784 isoform X1 yields the protein MAKPFFLGLIFFVLFQQCLCSPAFREHETAGARVKRQFSLNFGATHQQDEGTDVTGEAIARLWRSQSGNTEVQGSASYNQHFGGFAGDGKARIGGMLTLTHNY from the exons atggcCAAACCATTCTTTTtgggcttgattttttttgttttatttcaacaGTGTTTGTGTAGTCCAGCATTTCGAGAG CATGAAACTGCTGGAGCACGGGTTAAGCGCCAGTTTTCGCTTAACTTTGGCGCGACCCATCAGCAAGACGAGGGCACGGACGTGACGGGTGAGGCCATCGCACGGCTGTGGCGCAGCCAAAGCGGAAACACCGAGGTGCAAGGTTCGGCCAGCTACAACCAGCACTTTGGAGGATTCGCAGGAGATGGTAAAGCGCGGATTGGCGGGATGCTTACGCTGACGCATAATTATtag
- the LOC120430782 gene encoding NADH dehydrogenase [ubiquinone] 1 alpha subcomplex subunit 5 — protein sequence MSGAIKKATGLTGMAVAKNPHHTLTALYNKILRAVAKMPQEAAYRRYTEQIVGERAKIVASTSSVKEIEQKVNCGQVEELIIQAENELVLARKMLGWKPWEPLVKQAPATQWAWPPAQIHELK from the exons ATGTCGGGAGCAATTAAAAAG GCAACCGGACTGACCGGAATGGCCGTCGCCAAGAACCCGCACCACACGCTGACGGCGCTGTACAACAAGATTCTGCGTGCCGTTGCCAAGATGCCTCAGGAGGCGGCCTATCGCCGGTACACGGAGCAGATCGTCGGCGAGCGGGCCAAGATTGTGGCCTCG ACCTCGTCGGTGAAGGAAATCGAGCAGAAGGTCAACTGTGGCCAGGTCGAGGAGCTCATTATCCAGGCCGAGAACGAGCTGGTTCTGGCCCGAAAGATGCTCGGCTGGAAGCCGTGGGAACCGCTGGTCAAGCAAGCTCCAGCCACCCAGTGGGCCTGGCCACCGGCGCAGATTCACGAACTCAAGTAA
- the LOC120430784 gene encoding uncharacterized protein LOC120430784 isoform X2, whose protein sequence is MAKPFFLGLIFFVLFQQCLCSPAFREHETAGARVKRQFSLNFGATHQQDEGTDVTGEAIARLWRSQSGNTEVQGSASYNQHFGGFAGDGPDYRLKLKVVFS, encoded by the exons atggcCAAACCATTCTTTTtgggcttgattttttttgttttatttcaacaGTGTTTGTGTAGTCCAGCATTTCGAGAG CATGAAACTGCTGGAGCACGGGTTAAGCGCCAGTTTTCGCTTAACTTTGGCGCGACCCATCAGCAAGACGAGGGCACGGACGTGACGGGTGAGGCCATCGCACGGCTGTGGCGCAGCCAAAGCGGAAACACCGAGGTGCAAGGTTCGGCCAGCTACAACCAGCACTTTGGAGGATTCGCAGGAGATG GACCCGACTATCGTCTCAAACTAAAGGTGGTGTTCAGTTAG